One Helicobacter cetorum MIT 00-7128 DNA window includes the following coding sequences:
- a CDS encoding RDD family protein, which translates to MPQNHFANKLETNEEIAEIIEALCLRERVRICPFYWRMLALFVDFLLVGFLLSDILNLCDFLPTSSWITNPIYYGAFIFVSFMGLHSLYEMVFSFLLGASLGKIIFRIKILSLYLADVPSKGVLFKRLGLKHVLFLCPIIALFCANVPYYRAWHEQKTKTLLALF; encoded by the coding sequence ATGCCACAAAATCATTTTGCAAATAAGCTAGAAACTAACGAAGAAATTGCAGAGATTATAGAGGCGCTTTGCTTGCGTGAAAGGGTGCGTATATGCCCCTTTTATTGGCGCATGTTGGCTTTATTTGTAGATTTTTTACTTGTAGGGTTTTTATTAAGCGATATTTTAAATTTATGTGATTTCTTACCCACTTCTAGCTGGATTACAAACCCTATTTATTATGGGGCTTTTATCTTTGTGAGTTTTATGGGGTTGCATAGTCTGTATGAAATGGTTTTTTCGTTTTTGCTAGGGGCAAGCTTAGGAAAGATTATTTTTAGGATAAAAATTCTTAGCTTATATTTGGCTGATGTTCCTAGCAAGGGGGTATTATTTAAACGCTTAGGATTAAAACATGTGCTTTTTTTATGTCCTATCATAGCGCTTTTTTGTGCTAATGTTCCTTATTATAGGGCATGGCATGAGCAAAAAACCAAAACGCTTTTAGCGCTTTTTTGA
- the purD gene encoding phosphoribosylamine--glycine ligase, with protein MKDNNRYNVLIVGRGGREYALGKKLQEDQKVSALYFCPGNGGTQDLGENLECENDEQILKLALEKQINLAIISEEEPLVLGLTDTLEKAGILVFAPSKESARLEGSKSYMKAFAKECAIKSAPYFETSNFLEALNYIESASFPLVIKADGLCKGKGVKIANDKEEAIKILENNMQDKIFGKAGEHVIMEQFLEGFELSAMAIVANEDFILLPLCQDHKRLLDEDKGPNTGGMGAFAPVSFCSKELEEKIKNNIFKPALKKLNENNTPFKGVLFAGIMVVEEEGVLEPYLLEFNVRFGDPECQSILPLLETSLLDLCLASAKGDLSEVEVSFSKEFIMSVALVSRNYPLGVSPKQTLYIDPIDEKKGHIIFAGVEQENGVFESVSGRVLFAIGRGKTLLEAKNNAYEIVQKVHFEGMHYRKDIGFRALEGNS; from the coding sequence ATGAAAGATAACAATCGCTATAATGTCTTAATTGTAGGAAGAGGAGGGCGTGAATACGCTCTAGGTAAAAAACTTCAAGAAGACCAAAAAGTAAGCGCTTTGTATTTTTGTCCGGGTAATGGGGGCACTCAAGATTTGGGCGAAAATTTGGAATGCGAAAATGATGAGCAAATCCTCAAACTAGCGCTTGAAAAACAAATCAATCTCGCTATTATTTCAGAAGAAGAGCCTTTAGTTTTAGGGCTTACAGATACATTAGAAAAAGCAGGCATTTTAGTCTTTGCCCCCTCAAAAGAGAGCGCACGCCTAGAGGGCTCAAAGAGTTATATGAAAGCTTTTGCTAAAGAATGCGCCATTAAAAGCGCACCCTATTTTGAAACAAGCAACTTTTTAGAGGCTTTAAATTATATAGAAAGTGCCTCTTTTCCCTTAGTGATTAAGGCTGATGGCTTGTGTAAGGGTAAGGGCGTGAAAATTGCTAACGATAAAGAGGAGGCTATCAAAATCCTTGAAAATAATATGCAAGATAAAATCTTTGGTAAAGCTGGAGAGCATGTTATTATGGAGCAATTTTTAGAGGGCTTTGAGCTTTCAGCTATGGCAATAGTGGCGAATGAAGATTTTATTTTGCTCCCACTATGTCAAGACCATAAACGCCTTTTAGATGAAGATAAAGGGCCAAATACCGGTGGCATGGGGGCGTTTGCACCGGTAAGTTTTTGCTCTAAAGAATTAGAAGAAAAGATTAAAAACAACATTTTTAAACCCGCATTAAAAAAACTTAATGAAAACAATACTCCTTTTAAGGGCGTGTTATTTGCTGGAATTATGGTTGTAGAAGAAGAGGGCGTTTTAGAGCCGTATTTGCTAGAATTTAATGTGCGTTTTGGAGACCCAGAGTGTCAAAGTATTTTGCCTCTTTTAGAGACTTCATTGCTAGATTTATGTTTAGCAAGTGCAAAAGGGGATTTAAGTGAAGTTGAAGTGAGTTTTTCTAAAGAATTTATAATGAGTGTTGCGCTTGTTTCTAGGAATTACCCCCTTGGTGTTTCACCTAAGCAAACTCTCTATATTGACCCTATTGATGAAAAAAAGGGGCATATCATTTTTGCGGGTGTGGAGCAAGAAAATGGCGTGTTTGAGAGCGTTTCTGGGCGTGTGTTATTTGCGATTGGTAGGGGTAAAACACTCTTAGAGGCTAAAAATAATGCTTATGAAATCGTTCAAAAAGTGCATTTTGAAGGCATGCATTATCGCAAGGATATTGGCTTTAGAGCCTTAGAGGGTAATTCTTAA